A genomic window from Zalophus californianus isolate mZalCal1 chromosome 13, mZalCal1.pri.v2, whole genome shotgun sequence includes:
- the DMAC1 gene encoding distal membrane-arm assembly complex protein 1, whose protein sequence is MGSFLSQPLQQIKVPAPPEATNSAESLLRPAPGAPTSPAEAPLFNNCWSCRVLSGAGLIGAGGYVYWVARKPMKLGYPPGPGTITQMVIGISIACWGVVILSDPKGKAFRVD, encoded by the exons ATGGGTTCTTTCCTGTCCCAGCCTCTACAGCAGATCAAGGTCCCTGCGCCTCCTGAGGCCACCAACTCCGCCGAGTCCCTGCTCCGCCCTGCACCTGGAGCGCCGACCTCTCCAGCGGAAGCCCCTCTATTTAATAACTGCTGGAGCTGTCGCGTGCTTTCAGGGGCGGGGCTGATAGGGGCGGGCGGGTACGTGTACTGGGTCGCGCGGAAGCCCATGAAGCTGGGATACCCCCCTGGTCCAGGGACTATTACGCAGATGGTCATCGGCATCA gcATTGCTTGTTGGGGTGTAGTCATCCTTTCAGACCCCAAAGGAAAGGCCTTCCGTGTTGACTGA
- the LOC113934729 gene encoding LOW QUALITY PROTEIN: pyruvate kinase PKM-like (The sequence of the model RefSeq protein was modified relative to this genomic sequence to represent the inferred CDS: inserted 4 bases in 2 codons; deleted 2 bases in 1 codon) gives MSKPHSDVSTAFIQTQQLHAAIAYTFLENMCRLDIESLPITARNTGIICTXPASRLVEMMKSGMNVAHMNFSHGTHQYHAETIKNLRTARESFASDPILYRLVAVALDTKGSEIRTGLIKGSDTAEVELKKGATLKITLDNAYMDKCDENILWPDYKNICKVVEVGGKIYVDDGLIPLQVKEKGADFLVTEVENGVSLGNKKGVNLPGAAVDDLPAVSEKDIQDLKFGVEQDVDMVFASFICKASDVHEVRKVLGEKGKNIKIISKIENHEGVWRFDEILEASDGIMVARGDLGIEIPAEKVFLAQKMXCNRVGKPVICATQMLENMIKKPRPTRAEGSDVANAVLDGADCITLSGETAKGDYLLEAVRMQHLIAREAEAAIYHLQLFEELCRLAPITNDPTEAAAVGAMEASFKCCSGAIIVLTKSGSSAHQVARYCPRAPIIAVTQNHQTALQAHLYCGIFPVVCKDPVQEAWAEDVDLWVNLAMNVCKARGFFKKGDVVIVLTGWCPGSGFTNTVRVVPVP, from the exons ATGTCAAAGCCCCATAGCGATGTCAGCACTGCCTTCATCCAGACCCAGCAGCTGCACGCGGCCATCGCCTACACATTCTTGGAAAACATGTGCCGTCTGGACATTGAGTCACTACCCATCACGGCCCGAAACACTGGCATCATCTGTAC ACCAGCTTCCCGACTGGTGGAGATGATGAAGTCTGGAATGAATGTGGCTCATATGAACTTCTCTCATGGAACCCACCAGTACCATGCAGAGACCATCAAGAACTTGCGCACCGCCAGGGAAAGCTTTGCTTCTGACCCCATTCTCTACCGGCTGGTTGCTGTGGCCCTGGACACCAAAGGATCCGAGATCCGAACTGGGCTCATCAAGGGCAGCGACACTGCGGAGGTAGAGCTGAAGAAAGGGGCCACGCTCAAGATCACTCTGGACAATGCCTACATGGACAAATGTGACGAGAACATCCTGTGGCCGGACTACAAGAATATCTGCAAGGTGGTGGAAGTGGGCGGCAAGATCTACGTGGATGATGGGCTTATTCCTCTGCAGGTGAAGGAGAAAGGTGCTGACTTCCTGGTGACGGAGGTGGAGAACGGTGTCTCCTTGGGGAACAAGAAGGGTGTGAACCTTCCCGGGGCTGCTGTGGAC GACTTGCCTGCTGTGTCAGAAAAGGACATCCAGGATCTGAAATTTGGGGTAGAACAGGATGTAGATATGGTGTTTGCATCTTTCATCTGCAAGGCCTCAGATGTCCATGAAGTCAGGAAGGtcctgggagagaaagggaagaacatCAAGATAATCAGCAAAATTGAGAATCATGAGGGAGTTTGGAGGTTTGATGAGATCCTGGAAGCCAGCGATGGCATCATGGTGGCTCGTGGTGATCTAGGCATTGAGATTCCTGCAGAGAAGGTCTTCCTTGCTCAGAAGAT ATGCAACCGAGTAGGTAAACCTGTCATCTGTGCGACGCAGATGCTGGAGAACATGATCAAGAAGCCCCGTCccacccgagcggaaggcagcgATGTGGCCAATGCGGTCTTGGATGGAGCCGACTGCATCACGCTGTCTGGAGAGACAGCCAAAGGGGACTACCTGCTCGAGGCGGTTCGCATGCAGCACCTGATTGCCCGTGAGGCAGAGGCTGCCATCTACCACTTGCAATTATTTGAGGAACTCTGCCGCCTGGCGCCCATTACCAACGACCCCACAGAAGCCGCGGCCGTGGGCGCCATGGAGGCCTCCTTCAAGTGCTGCAGTGGGGCCATAATCGTCCTCACCAAGTCTGGCAGTTCTGCTCACCAGGTGGCTAGATATTGCCCCCGTGCCCCCATCATTGCTGTGACCCAGAATCACCAGACTGCTCTCCAGGCCCACCTGTACTGCGGCATCTTTCCTGTGGTGTGTAAGGACCCAGTGCAGGAGGCCTGGGCTGAGGATGTGGACCTCTGGGTGAACTTGGCTATGAATGTTTGCAAGGCCCGAGGGTTCTTCAAGAAGGGTGATGTGGTCATTGTGCTGACTGGGTGGTGCCCTGGCTCCGGCTTCACCAACACCGTGCGTGTGGTGCCTGTGCCGTGA